Proteins from one Cicer arietinum cultivar CDC Frontier isolate Library 1 chromosome 3, Cicar.CDCFrontier_v2.0, whole genome shotgun sequence genomic window:
- the LOC101509703 gene encoding bidirectional sugar transporter SWEET2-like, translating to MRKFDLSISGIEAIPLLCVGKDATGIAGTYSFSMCHGYFYHMDAAGIADTFSFPNENYHKWVKINVFKIAIYLFSIELHVVWDTFISPNNVLVTTVNSIGAAFQFVYIVLFLVYAEKARKVRMFGLLLAVLGICGIILVGSLKITYSSMRRMFVGFLSCASLISMFASPLFIIKLVIRTKSLEFMPFCLSLSTFLISASFLLYGLLSDDAFFYVPNEIGTVLAIIQLVLCLISSNESRDTLIMSCG from the exons ATGCGGAAGTTTGATCTCTCCATATCTGGAATTGAAGCAATTCCTCTTCTATGCG TTGGCAAGGATGCAACTGGTATTGCTGGTACTTATTCTTTCTCTATGTGTCATGGATATTTTTATCACATGGATGCAGCTGGTATTGCTGATACTTTTTCTTTCCCCAAT GAGAATTATCATAAATGGGTCAAAATAAATGTTTTCAAGATTGCCATATATTTATTCTCTATTGAACTGCATGTGGTTTGGGACACCTTTATATCACCTAATAATGTGTTGGTTACAACTGTTAATTCAATTGGAGCAGCTTTTCAGTTTGTGTACATTGTTCTGTTCTTAGTGTATGCTGAGAAAGCAAGAAAG GTGAGAATGTTTGGATTATTGCTGGCAGTTTTGGGAATATGTGGGATCATACTAGTTGGGAGTTTGAAAATAACCTATAGTTCCATGCGCCGAATGTTTGTTGGATTCTTGAGTTGTGCTTCTCTGATTTCAATGTTTGCCTCTCCATTGTTTATAATC AAATTGGTCATTCGCACGAAGAGTCTCGAGTTTATGCCATTTTGTCTTTCGCTTTCCACATTCCTAATAAGCGCCTCATTCCTTCTTTATGGGTTGCTCAGTGATGATGCTTTCTTTTAT GTACCAAATGAGATAGGTACTGTTTTGGCAATCATACAATTGGTATTGTGTTTGATATCTAGTAATGAATCTAGAGACACCTTGATAATGTCATGTGGATAA
- the LOC140919702 gene encoding uncharacterized protein, translated as MSPLELSELKKQLEELLAKQFIRPSVSPWGAPMLLVKKKDGSMRLCVDYRRLNKVTIKNKYPLPGIDDLMDQLRGSRVFSKIDLRSVYYDACGLGLGGVLMQDGKVVAYASRQLKIHERNYHTHDLELAAVVFANVVADALSGKTFSVSALMVKHSELLEQFRDLSLVCEVTPESIKLGMLKERICVPDVKELRKMILEEGHRSCLSIHPGATKMYKDLKKIFWWPKMKIDVAEFVYACLTFQNSKVEHQKPSSLMQPLSIPEWKWDSISMDFVVGLPRTPKSIGMAPFEALHGRRCRTPLCWFERGDNLVLGPEIVQQTTDKVKMIQEKMTAS; from the exons ATGTCTCCATTAGAATTGTCTGAGCTTAAGAAGCAATTAGAGGAGCTTTTAGCTAAACAATTTATAAGACCTAGTGTTTCACCATGGGGTGCACCTATGTTAttggttaagaagaaggatggcTCTATGAGGTTGTGTGTAGATTATCGTCGACTTAATAAAGTgacaatcaagaataagtaTCCGCTACCTGGGATAGATGACCTTATGGATCAATTAAGAGGATCACGTGTGTTTAGTAAGATCGATTTGAGATCAG TATATTATGACGCGTGTGGTTTAGGATTAGGTGGAGTACTTATGCAGGATGGGAAGGTGGTAGCGTATGCTTCTAGGCAACTtaagattcatgagaggaactacCATACCCATGACCTAGAACTAGCAGCAGTTGTCTTT gccaatgtagtggctgatgcctTGAGTGGGAAGACTTTCAGTGTGTCTGCTTTAATGGTTAAACATAGTGAGTTGTTGGAACAGTTTAGAGACCTTAGTTTAGTTTGTGAAGTAACACCAGAAAGCATTaaattgggaatgttgaag gaGAGAATTTGTGTTCCCGATGTAAAGGAGTTAAGAAAGATGATCTTAGAGGAAGGACATAGGAGTTGTCTAAGTATTCACCCTGGAGCCACAAAGATGTATAAGGACCtcaagaagatattttggtggCCTAAAATGAAAATTGATGTTGCTGAGTTTGTGTATGCTTGTTTGACCTTTCAAAACTCTAAGGTAGAACACCAGAAACCTTCAAGCTTGATGCAACCTTTGAGTATTCCTGAATGGAAATGGGATAGCATCTCTATGGACTTTGTTGTAGGTTTACCTCGAACTCCAAAAAG CATTGGAATGGCCCCTTTTGAGGCGTTGCATGGGAGAAGGTGTAGGACCCCTCTGTGTTGGTTTGAGAGGGGTGATAACCTTGTGTTAGGACCTGAGATTGTTCAACAAACTACTGATAAAGTGAAAATGATTCAGGAAAAGATGACAGCGTCTTAG
- the LOC113784166 gene encoding uncharacterized protein: MRKLTAQFIGPYQIHKRLGNIAYQISLPPSLSNLHSVFHVSQLRKYIFDPSHVIESDKVQIKDNITFDTLPLRIEDRKIKELRGKTISMVKVVWGGATGETATWEVEIQILDSYPKLFLSGASLTRPPTSKGSAFMYWKERMLIFLEACGGKWSLCA, from the exons ATGCGAAAGCTTACTGCTCAGTTCATAGGACCTTACCAAATCCATAAACGTCTTGGTAACATCGCATATCAGATCTCATTGCCTCCATCTCTTTCTAATCTTCATAGTGTCTTTCACGTGTCTCAACTTCGCAAGTACATTTTCGATCCTTCACATGTGATTGAGTCAGACAAGGTccaaataaaagataatattacTTTTGACACCTTACCGCTACGGATTGAGGACCGAAAGATCAAAGAATTAAGGGGTAAGACGATTTCAATGGTTAAGGTTGTCTGGGGAGGTGCTACTGGTGAAACTGCAACGTGGGAAGTCGAAATTCAAATACTCGATTCTTATCCAAAGTTGTTTCTGTCAg GGGCATCTTTAACTAGACCCCCTACTTCTAAAGGGTCAGCCTTCAtgtactggaaagagaggatgctCATCTTTCTAGAGGCATGTGGGGGAAAATGGTCCCTATGTGCCTAA